One Ricinus communis isolate WT05 ecotype wild-type chromosome 1, ASM1957865v1, whole genome shotgun sequence DNA window includes the following coding sequences:
- the LOC8276854 gene encoding membrane protein of ER body-like protein isoform X1, with product MAMESNQHNLVYEEELLEEVEEEEALQRRHSNNCNNYNNKNGNGNVIHYCSTSISNGSNELGAANGDESDSAAKENRETHYGDNNSVYFDQHDGTETVNEVLEMKNDSVTSSTSETNSRDADVQVKDVENQEILIGELNDQCGEILGCRGFANSSLTALEKSHEEQNSKSVSFNNETRVAGDFDLIEEADKEETELDIERVLQKQNTHDLYCPNCNSCITRRVILRRRKPKIRNAHHKSKHNKPDRIFSSKLDVNSATSTKIEARDTVNIHSSDNAAGMADDYNSNRGPEIFRCLSCFSFFIPTGHCFKSFRLFGDSTGIENVQNLRKGPATNRNWLFSIFATDKKKMAIEQAGSEALPDQNSLVSSVSPPVGPVNDLGIASPVVRKEFVKFSTEDGTYLENASTSVGKKSDDATEKVITDTMLDQDRKDHSATLLPGVLVNNREPAEDASFRPMQAGVNALVSSTCGSLVPDQSQIDKNIRTAMEQNATQNDQASLILGTPLPTKLFADGLNGSTVVGHESRRNMFSSTQGTPVLETLKTGVGETSDAVEKSKGHDVIVFVETMPVEPAASQRAQNNDGSTEATSLLQSGTQTYTSEQGGAGISVDILKSIVYGGLIESITSLGVVSSAAGAGSATLNILALGLANLIGGLFIIGHNLNDLKNNHSAGSSRTNEQEDRYQVTLGRRENFSLHATVAIISFLIFGLVPPVIYGFSFYKSDDKDLKLAVVGSVSLVCIILLAIGKAHVQRQPKSYISTIFYFVSIGVMASGASYIVGNLLRHMVEKTGWFEPSLAVPTKVPERKPFQLGRASY from the exons ATGGCAATGGAAAGCAATCAACATAATTTGGTATACGAAGAGGAATTGCTGGAGGaggtggaggaggaggaggctCTGCAGAGGAGGCACAGCAACAATTGCaacaattacaataataaGAATGGCAATGGCAATGTTATTCATTATTGTAGCACTAGTATTAGCAATGGCAGTAATGAATTGGGTGCTGCAAATGGAGATGAGAGTGATTCTGCTGCTAAAGAAAATAGGGAGACTCATTACGGTGATAATAATAGCGTTTACTTTGACCAACACGATG GTACTGAAACTGTCAATGAAGTTCTTGAAATGAAGAATGATAGTGTTACAAGTTCTACTTCTGAGACAAATTCCAGAGATGCAGATGTCCAAGTAAAAGATGTGGAGAATCAGGAAATTCTGATTGGGGAATTGAATGATCAATGTGGGGAAATTTTGGGCTGTAGAGGGTTTGCTAATTCAAGTTTAACAGCTTTAGAGAAGTCACACGAAgaacaaaattcaaaatcagTGTCTTTTAACAATGAAACTAGAGTAGCAGGGGATTTTGACTTAATAGAAGAAGCTGACAAGGAAGAGacagaattagatattgagaGGGTGCTACAGAAGCAAAATACTCATGATTTGTATTGCCCTAACTGTAACTCTTGTATTACCAGACGGGTTATCCTTCGTAGAAGAAAACCAAAAATTCGAAATGCACATCATAAATCAAAGCATAATAAACCAGATAGAATATTTAGCTCCAAGTTAGATGTCAATAGTGCCACTTCAACCAAGATTGAAGCTCGTGACACAGTTAATATTCACTCAAGTGATAATGCAGCAGGGATGGCTGATGATTATAATAGCAACAGGGGACCAGAGATATTCAGATGCTTATCCTGTTTTAGCTTTTTCATACCTACAG GTCACTGCTTTAAGTCGTTTCGGCTTTTTGGAGACAGCACTGGGATTGAAAATGTGCAAAATCTTCGAAAGGGGCCTGCAACAAACAGAaattggttgttttctatttttgcaaCCGATAAGAAGAAAATGGCTATCGAACAGG CAGGAAGTGAGGCACTGCCTGATCAGAACAGTCTTGTCTCTTCTGTTTCTCCACCGGTTGGACCAGTAAATGATTTGGGAATTGCATCCCCAGTAGTTAGAAAGGAGTTTGTGAAATTTTCAACAGAAGATGGTACATATCTTGAAAATGCATCTACAAGTGTGGGAAAGAAATCAGATGATGCAACTGAAAAAGTCATTACAG ATACGATGTTAGATCAAGACAGGAAAGATCATTCAGCAACACTCCTTCCTGGCGTTCTGGTTAACAATAGAGAACCTGCTGAAGATGCCTCATTCAGACCTATGCAAGCTGGTGTGAATGCTTTAGTCTCTTCAACTTGTGGATCTTTAGTGCCTGACCAGTCACAGATAGACAAGAATATCAGAACAGCAATGGAACAAAATGCTACTCAAAATGATCAGGCCTCATTAATACTAGGCACTCCATTGCCCACCAAGTTGTTTGCTGATGGACTAAATGGTTCAACTGTTGTAGGCCATGAGTCTAGAAGAAATATGTTTTCTTCAACCCAAGGAACTCCAGTTCTGGAAACATTGAAAACTGGTGTTGGAGAGACGAGTGATGCTGTGGAAAAGAGTAAGG GGCATGATGTGATAGTTTTTGTTGAAACAATGCCGGTGGAACCTGCAGCTTCTCAGAGGGCACAAAACAATGATGGTTCGACAGAAGCCACGAGCTTGCTGCAAAGTGGGACTCAGACATATACAAGTGAACAAGGAGGTGCTGGAATTTCTGTCGACATTTTGAAGAGCATTGTATATGGTGGTTTAATAGAATCTATCACAAGTCTAGGTGTTGTGTCATCTGCAGCTGGTGCTGGTTCTGCTACAC TGAATATTTTAGCCCTGGGATTGGCAAATTTGATTGGTGGACTTTTCATCATTGGTCACAAT CTCAACGATTTGAAAAACAATCACTCTGCTGGGTCGTCTCGAACAAATGAGCAGGAAGACCGCTACCAAGTAACACTCGGACGAAGGGAGAATTTTTCACTTCATGCAACAGTAGCTATTATATCATTCCTCATTTTTGGCTTGGTACCTCCAGTGATCTATGGCTTCTCATTTTACAAGAGTGATGATAAAGATCTCAAGCTTGCAGTTGTAGGAAGTGTTTCACTAGTATGCATTATTTTACTAGCTATTGGAAAGGCTCATGTTCAGAGGCAACCCAAATCTTATATCAGCACCATATTCTACTTTGTCAGCATAGGGGTCATGGCCTCTGGTGCTTCTTATATAGTCGGCAACCTACTCCGTCATATGGTGGAGAAAACTGGTTGGTTTGAGCCAAGTTTAGCAGTTCCTACGAAAGTTCCAGAAAGAAAACCATTTCAGCTAGGAAGGGCATCCTATTGA
- the LOC8276854 gene encoding membrane protein of ER body-like protein isoform X2 encodes MAMESNQHNLVYEEELLEEVEEEEALQRRHSNNCNNYNNKNGNGNVIHYCSTSISNGSNELGAANGDESDSAAKENRETHYGDNNSVYFDQHDGTETVNEVLEMKNDSVTSSTSETNSRDADVQVKDVENQEILIGELNDQCGEILGCRGFANSSLTALEKSHEEQNSKSVSFNNETRVAGDFDLIEEADKEETELDIERVLQKQNTHDLYCPNCNSCITRRVILRRRKPKIRNAHHKSKHNKPDRIFSSKLDVNSATSTKIEARDTVNIHSSDNAAGMADDYNSNRGPEIFRCLSCFSFFIPTGHCFKSFRLFGDSTGIENVQNLRKGPATNRNWLFSIFATDKKKMAIEQGSEALPDQNSLVSSVSPPVGPVNDLGIASPVVRKEFVKFSTEDGTYLENASTSVGKKSDDATEKVITDTMLDQDRKDHSATLLPGVLVNNREPAEDASFRPMQAGVNALVSSTCGSLVPDQSQIDKNIRTAMEQNATQNDQASLILGTPLPTKLFADGLNGSTVVGHESRRNMFSSTQGTPVLETLKTGVGETSDAVEKSKGHDVIVFVETMPVEPAASQRAQNNDGSTEATSLLQSGTQTYTSEQGGAGISVDILKSIVYGGLIESITSLGVVSSAAGAGSATLNILALGLANLIGGLFIIGHNLNDLKNNHSAGSSRTNEQEDRYQVTLGRRENFSLHATVAIISFLIFGLVPPVIYGFSFYKSDDKDLKLAVVGSVSLVCIILLAIGKAHVQRQPKSYISTIFYFVSIGVMASGASYIVGNLLRHMVEKTGWFEPSLAVPTKVPERKPFQLGRASY; translated from the exons ATGGCAATGGAAAGCAATCAACATAATTTGGTATACGAAGAGGAATTGCTGGAGGaggtggaggaggaggaggctCTGCAGAGGAGGCACAGCAACAATTGCaacaattacaataataaGAATGGCAATGGCAATGTTATTCATTATTGTAGCACTAGTATTAGCAATGGCAGTAATGAATTGGGTGCTGCAAATGGAGATGAGAGTGATTCTGCTGCTAAAGAAAATAGGGAGACTCATTACGGTGATAATAATAGCGTTTACTTTGACCAACACGATG GTACTGAAACTGTCAATGAAGTTCTTGAAATGAAGAATGATAGTGTTACAAGTTCTACTTCTGAGACAAATTCCAGAGATGCAGATGTCCAAGTAAAAGATGTGGAGAATCAGGAAATTCTGATTGGGGAATTGAATGATCAATGTGGGGAAATTTTGGGCTGTAGAGGGTTTGCTAATTCAAGTTTAACAGCTTTAGAGAAGTCACACGAAgaacaaaattcaaaatcagTGTCTTTTAACAATGAAACTAGAGTAGCAGGGGATTTTGACTTAATAGAAGAAGCTGACAAGGAAGAGacagaattagatattgagaGGGTGCTACAGAAGCAAAATACTCATGATTTGTATTGCCCTAACTGTAACTCTTGTATTACCAGACGGGTTATCCTTCGTAGAAGAAAACCAAAAATTCGAAATGCACATCATAAATCAAAGCATAATAAACCAGATAGAATATTTAGCTCCAAGTTAGATGTCAATAGTGCCACTTCAACCAAGATTGAAGCTCGTGACACAGTTAATATTCACTCAAGTGATAATGCAGCAGGGATGGCTGATGATTATAATAGCAACAGGGGACCAGAGATATTCAGATGCTTATCCTGTTTTAGCTTTTTCATACCTACAG GTCACTGCTTTAAGTCGTTTCGGCTTTTTGGAGACAGCACTGGGATTGAAAATGTGCAAAATCTTCGAAAGGGGCCTGCAACAAACAGAaattggttgttttctatttttgcaaCCGATAAGAAGAAAATGGCTATCGAACAGG GAAGTGAGGCACTGCCTGATCAGAACAGTCTTGTCTCTTCTGTTTCTCCACCGGTTGGACCAGTAAATGATTTGGGAATTGCATCCCCAGTAGTTAGAAAGGAGTTTGTGAAATTTTCAACAGAAGATGGTACATATCTTGAAAATGCATCTACAAGTGTGGGAAAGAAATCAGATGATGCAACTGAAAAAGTCATTACAG ATACGATGTTAGATCAAGACAGGAAAGATCATTCAGCAACACTCCTTCCTGGCGTTCTGGTTAACAATAGAGAACCTGCTGAAGATGCCTCATTCAGACCTATGCAAGCTGGTGTGAATGCTTTAGTCTCTTCAACTTGTGGATCTTTAGTGCCTGACCAGTCACAGATAGACAAGAATATCAGAACAGCAATGGAACAAAATGCTACTCAAAATGATCAGGCCTCATTAATACTAGGCACTCCATTGCCCACCAAGTTGTTTGCTGATGGACTAAATGGTTCAACTGTTGTAGGCCATGAGTCTAGAAGAAATATGTTTTCTTCAACCCAAGGAACTCCAGTTCTGGAAACATTGAAAACTGGTGTTGGAGAGACGAGTGATGCTGTGGAAAAGAGTAAGG GGCATGATGTGATAGTTTTTGTTGAAACAATGCCGGTGGAACCTGCAGCTTCTCAGAGGGCACAAAACAATGATGGTTCGACAGAAGCCACGAGCTTGCTGCAAAGTGGGACTCAGACATATACAAGTGAACAAGGAGGTGCTGGAATTTCTGTCGACATTTTGAAGAGCATTGTATATGGTGGTTTAATAGAATCTATCACAAGTCTAGGTGTTGTGTCATCTGCAGCTGGTGCTGGTTCTGCTACAC TGAATATTTTAGCCCTGGGATTGGCAAATTTGATTGGTGGACTTTTCATCATTGGTCACAAT CTCAACGATTTGAAAAACAATCACTCTGCTGGGTCGTCTCGAACAAATGAGCAGGAAGACCGCTACCAAGTAACACTCGGACGAAGGGAGAATTTTTCACTTCATGCAACAGTAGCTATTATATCATTCCTCATTTTTGGCTTGGTACCTCCAGTGATCTATGGCTTCTCATTTTACAAGAGTGATGATAAAGATCTCAAGCTTGCAGTTGTAGGAAGTGTTTCACTAGTATGCATTATTTTACTAGCTATTGGAAAGGCTCATGTTCAGAGGCAACCCAAATCTTATATCAGCACCATATTCTACTTTGTCAGCATAGGGGTCATGGCCTCTGGTGCTTCTTATATAGTCGGCAACCTACTCCGTCATATGGTGGAGAAAACTGGTTGGTTTGAGCCAAGTTTAGCAGTTCCTACGAAAGTTCCAGAAAGAAAACCATTTCAGCTAGGAAGGGCATCCTATTGA
- the LOC8276854 gene encoding membrane protein of ER body-like protein isoform X3, with protein MGSPLVDLNQNIKKYLDTPMNVKIHNQRRPCFIFETKGTETVNEVLEMKNDSVTSSTSETNSRDADVQVKDVENQEILIGELNDQCGEILGCRGFANSSLTALEKSHEEQNSKSVSFNNETRVAGDFDLIEEADKEETELDIERVLQKQNTHDLYCPNCNSCITRRVILRRRKPKIRNAHHKSKHNKPDRIFSSKLDVNSATSTKIEARDTVNIHSSDNAAGMADDYNSNRGPEIFRCLSCFSFFIPTGHCFKSFRLFGDSTGIENVQNLRKGPATNRNWLFSIFATDKKKMAIEQAGSEALPDQNSLVSSVSPPVGPVNDLGIASPVVRKEFVKFSTEDGTYLENASTSVGKKSDDATEKVITDTMLDQDRKDHSATLLPGVLVNNREPAEDASFRPMQAGVNALVSSTCGSLVPDQSQIDKNIRTAMEQNATQNDQASLILGTPLPTKLFADGLNGSTVVGHESRRNMFSSTQGTPVLETLKTGVGETSDAVEKSKGHDVIVFVETMPVEPAASQRAQNNDGSTEATSLLQSGTQTYTSEQGGAGISVDILKSIVYGGLIESITSLGVVSSAAGAGSATLNILALGLANLIGGLFIIGHNLNDLKNNHSAGSSRTNEQEDRYQVTLGRRENFSLHATVAIISFLIFGLVPPVIYGFSFYKSDDKDLKLAVVGSVSLVCIILLAIGKAHVQRQPKSYISTIFYFVSIGVMASGASYIVGNLLRHMVEKTGWFEPSLAVPTKVPERKPFQLGRASY; from the exons ATGGGAAGTCCTTTGGTTGATCTTAatcaaaacattaaaaaatacttGGACACGCCAATGAATGTCAAAATCCATAATCAACGGCGACcgtgttttatttttgaaactaAAG GTACTGAAACTGTCAATGAAGTTCTTGAAATGAAGAATGATAGTGTTACAAGTTCTACTTCTGAGACAAATTCCAGAGATGCAGATGTCCAAGTAAAAGATGTGGAGAATCAGGAAATTCTGATTGGGGAATTGAATGATCAATGTGGGGAAATTTTGGGCTGTAGAGGGTTTGCTAATTCAAGTTTAACAGCTTTAGAGAAGTCACACGAAgaacaaaattcaaaatcagTGTCTTTTAACAATGAAACTAGAGTAGCAGGGGATTTTGACTTAATAGAAGAAGCTGACAAGGAAGAGacagaattagatattgagaGGGTGCTACAGAAGCAAAATACTCATGATTTGTATTGCCCTAACTGTAACTCTTGTATTACCAGACGGGTTATCCTTCGTAGAAGAAAACCAAAAATTCGAAATGCACATCATAAATCAAAGCATAATAAACCAGATAGAATATTTAGCTCCAAGTTAGATGTCAATAGTGCCACTTCAACCAAGATTGAAGCTCGTGACACAGTTAATATTCACTCAAGTGATAATGCAGCAGGGATGGCTGATGATTATAATAGCAACAGGGGACCAGAGATATTCAGATGCTTATCCTGTTTTAGCTTTTTCATACCTACAG GTCACTGCTTTAAGTCGTTTCGGCTTTTTGGAGACAGCACTGGGATTGAAAATGTGCAAAATCTTCGAAAGGGGCCTGCAACAAACAGAaattggttgttttctatttttgcaaCCGATAAGAAGAAAATGGCTATCGAACAGG CAGGAAGTGAGGCACTGCCTGATCAGAACAGTCTTGTCTCTTCTGTTTCTCCACCGGTTGGACCAGTAAATGATTTGGGAATTGCATCCCCAGTAGTTAGAAAGGAGTTTGTGAAATTTTCAACAGAAGATGGTACATATCTTGAAAATGCATCTACAAGTGTGGGAAAGAAATCAGATGATGCAACTGAAAAAGTCATTACAG ATACGATGTTAGATCAAGACAGGAAAGATCATTCAGCAACACTCCTTCCTGGCGTTCTGGTTAACAATAGAGAACCTGCTGAAGATGCCTCATTCAGACCTATGCAAGCTGGTGTGAATGCTTTAGTCTCTTCAACTTGTGGATCTTTAGTGCCTGACCAGTCACAGATAGACAAGAATATCAGAACAGCAATGGAACAAAATGCTACTCAAAATGATCAGGCCTCATTAATACTAGGCACTCCATTGCCCACCAAGTTGTTTGCTGATGGACTAAATGGTTCAACTGTTGTAGGCCATGAGTCTAGAAGAAATATGTTTTCTTCAACCCAAGGAACTCCAGTTCTGGAAACATTGAAAACTGGTGTTGGAGAGACGAGTGATGCTGTGGAAAAGAGTAAGG GGCATGATGTGATAGTTTTTGTTGAAACAATGCCGGTGGAACCTGCAGCTTCTCAGAGGGCACAAAACAATGATGGTTCGACAGAAGCCACGAGCTTGCTGCAAAGTGGGACTCAGACATATACAAGTGAACAAGGAGGTGCTGGAATTTCTGTCGACATTTTGAAGAGCATTGTATATGGTGGTTTAATAGAATCTATCACAAGTCTAGGTGTTGTGTCATCTGCAGCTGGTGCTGGTTCTGCTACAC TGAATATTTTAGCCCTGGGATTGGCAAATTTGATTGGTGGACTTTTCATCATTGGTCACAAT CTCAACGATTTGAAAAACAATCACTCTGCTGGGTCGTCTCGAACAAATGAGCAGGAAGACCGCTACCAAGTAACACTCGGACGAAGGGAGAATTTTTCACTTCATGCAACAGTAGCTATTATATCATTCCTCATTTTTGGCTTGGTACCTCCAGTGATCTATGGCTTCTCATTTTACAAGAGTGATGATAAAGATCTCAAGCTTGCAGTTGTAGGAAGTGTTTCACTAGTATGCATTATTTTACTAGCTATTGGAAAGGCTCATGTTCAGAGGCAACCCAAATCTTATATCAGCACCATATTCTACTTTGTCAGCATAGGGGTCATGGCCTCTGGTGCTTCTTATATAGTCGGCAACCTACTCCGTCATATGGTGGAGAAAACTGGTTGGTTTGAGCCAAGTTTAGCAGTTCCTACGAAAGTTCCAGAAAGAAAACCATTTCAGCTAGGAAGGGCATCCTATTGA